The Anolis carolinensis isolate JA03-04 chromosome 1, rAnoCar3.1.pri, whole genome shotgun sequence genome window below encodes:
- the smim38 gene encoding small integral membrane protein 38, with protein sequence MGSDPLMILLVVIILTRFILWSCFSAYLDYKLARRFPEKRKES encoded by the coding sequence ATGGGATCAGACCCTTTGATGATTTTGTTGGTTGTAATTATATTAACGCGATTCATTTTGTGGTCCTGTTTCAGTGCTTATTTAGATTACAAACTGGCTCGTAGGTTTCCTGAAAAGAGGAAGGAATCTTGA